One Bacteroidota bacterium genomic window carries:
- the dnaA gene encoding chromosomal replication initiator protein DnaA codes for MHREVWSNCLKVIKDNVPSISYRTWFEPIIPLRLENNILTIQVPSPFFYEYLEEKYIEIISKTLRKELGYDAKLEYSVVMEYNPVEVSSSTFLKLPAQNQKEIKNRPVSVPLNDEEKSIKNPFIIPGLKKLDIDPHLNPENSFANFVEGECNRLARSAGIAVANSPGGTAFNPLLIYGDSGLGKTHLVQAVGIEVKDRFPDKTVLYVNANKFQTQFVESIRNNNRNDFLHFYQMIDVLIIDDVHEFSGKEKTQDTFFHIFNHLHQSGKQLILTSDKPPVELQGMEQRLLSRFKWGLSADLQTPDFETRIAILNQKTYKDGIQMPDEVIEYIATHITENIRELEGALISLLAQSTLNRKEITLDLAKEMIDKLIKNTKREVSIDYIQKVVCNYFDIGVEMLQSRTRKREIVQARQVAMYFSKCLTKSSLATIGAQIGGKDHATVLHACKTVNNLLDTDKHFKNQIEDIEKKLKF; via the coding sequence ATGCATCGGGAGGTTTGGAGTAATTGCCTAAAAGTAATAAAAGATAACGTGCCCTCAATTAGTTATCGGACTTGGTTTGAGCCTATCATACCCTTGAGGCTTGAGAATAACATTCTGACAATTCAGGTACCTAGTCCATTTTTCTATGAATACCTCGAAGAAAAGTACATTGAAATTATCAGCAAAACCTTACGTAAAGAGCTTGGTTATGATGCCAAACTTGAATACAGTGTTGTAATGGAATACAACCCTGTTGAAGTAAGCAGTTCAACCTTTCTTAAGTTACCAGCGCAGAACCAAAAAGAAATTAAGAACAGACCTGTTTCAGTTCCGCTGAACGATGAAGAGAAATCCATTAAGAATCCCTTCATTATTCCAGGATTAAAGAAACTCGATATTGACCCACATTTAAATCCAGAGAATTCATTTGCCAATTTTGTGGAAGGCGAATGTAACCGACTGGCCCGTTCGGCAGGTATTGCAGTTGCCAACAGCCCGGGTGGAACTGCATTTAATCCCTTATTAATTTATGGCGATTCGGGTTTAGGAAAAACCCACCTTGTTCAGGCAGTTGGAATTGAAGTGAAAGATCGTTTCCCCGATAAAACGGTATTGTATGTCAATGCCAATAAGTTTCAGACTCAGTTTGTCGAATCGATTCGCAACAATAACCGCAACGACTTTTTGCATTTTTACCAGATGATTGATGTGCTGATCATTGACGATGTGCATGAATTTTCGGGAAAAGAAAAAACTCAGGATACTTTCTTTCACATTTTCAATCATCTGCATCAATCGGGCAAACAACTGATTCTAACTTCGGATAAACCACCTGTAGAATTGCAGGGAATGGAACAACGCTTACTTTCGCGGTTTAAATGGGGGCTTTCGGCAGATCTACAGACTCCTGATTTCGAAACCCGAATTGCAATTCTCAACCAAAAAACCTATAAAGATGGCATTCAAATGCCCGACGAGGTAATTGAATACATCGCCACACATATAACCGAAAACATTCGTGAACTCGAGGGTGCCCTTATCTCTCTTTTGGCCCAATCGACCCTAAACCGGAAAGAGATTACCCTCGACCTGGCCAAAGAGATGATTGATAAACTCATTAAAAATACGAAACGTGAGGTTTCAATCGATTACATACAGAAGGTGGTATGCAATTACTTCGATATAGGAGTAGAGATGCTTCAATCACGTACGCGTAAGCGCGAAATTGTTCAGGCCCGTCAAGTGGCTATGTATTTTAGCAAATGCCTGACAAAATCGTCATTGGCTACAATAGGAGCGCAGATAGGAGGCAAAGACCATGCAACAGTGCTTCATGCCTGTAAAACGGTAAATAATTTGCTCGATACCGACAAACATTTCAAAAATCAGATTGAAGACATTGAAAAAAAATTGAAATTCTAA
- a CDS encoding YigZ family protein, protein MSYDAYNTITAPSQGLFKDKGSRFLAFAYPVAQEDEVKEHIVHLKKEYNDARHHCYAYRLGIIDEKYRVSDDGEPSGTAGKPIYGQFISRNLSDLMVVVVRYFGGTLLGTGGLINAYKMATSECLDAAEIVPRFVKRTFRVEFPYELSGPVLKLVKEEGIEIIRQDFSQICQLTLNVRLLDYNRVVSRFEQLYGAVMHT, encoded by the coding sequence ATGAGTTACGATGCTTACAATACTATCACTGCTCCCTCGCAAGGTTTATTCAAAGACAAGGGAAGCCGATTTCTGGCTTTTGCTTATCCTGTTGCGCAGGAAGACGAGGTAAAGGAACATATTGTTCACCTAAAGAAAGAATACAACGATGCCAGACATCATTGCTATGCATACCGTTTAGGAATAATCGACGAAAAATATCGGGTAAGCGACGATGGTGAACCTTCAGGTACTGCAGGCAAACCTATTTATGGTCAATTCATCTCACGTAACTTGTCTGATTTGATGGTTGTAGTGGTGCGCTATTTTGGAGGAACACTGCTTGGCACAGGAGGCCTCATCAATGCCTATAAAATGGCTACTTCAGAATGCCTCGATGCCGCTGAAATTGTTCCCAGGTTTGTGAAGCGTACTTTTCGTGTCGAATTCCCCTATGAGTTATCGGGGCCGGTATTAAAACTCGTGAAAGAAGAAGGAATAGAGATAATACGTCAGGATTTTAGCCAGATATGCCAGCTAACTCTTAATGTACGATTGCTCGATTACAACAGAGTTGTTTCGAGGTTTGAGCAACTTTATGGTGCTGTAATGCACACATAA
- the pyrB gene encoding aspartate carbamoyltransferase, whose product MKNKSLVSITDYSKDDYLKIMEVASQFESKSYQNLLNGKVISTLFFEPSTRTRLSFESAINRLGGKVIGFSDSSSSSVTKGETLYDTIRVVANYAELIVMRHPLEGSARYASENSKVPVVNAGDGANQHPTQTLLDLYSILKTQKTLENLNIFMVGDLKYGRTVHSLLMALSEFNATFCFISPDELKMPKEYKDYLMKRGLKFSEQKDIDKHVQKADIIYMTRVQKERFSDPIEYERTKNAYVLKREMLDGCKNSMKVLHPLPRVNEIDTDVDDSPYAYYFEQTENGVYVRQAIISLILGLQ is encoded by the coding sequence ATGAAGAATAAAAGTTTAGTGTCGATTACCGATTATTCGAAAGACGACTATCTGAAAATTATGGAGGTCGCTTCGCAGTTCGAAAGCAAATCATACCAAAATCTGCTAAACGGAAAAGTTATTTCCACCCTGTTTTTTGAGCCTTCTACACGTACCCGGTTGAGTTTCGAAAGTGCCATTAACCGACTTGGAGGAAAAGTAATTGGTTTTAGCGATTCAAGTAGTTCTTCGGTAACCAAAGGCGAAACTCTTTACGATACAATAAGGGTAGTAGCCAATTATGCCGAACTTATTGTGATGCGACATCCACTCGAAGGAAGTGCCCGGTATGCCAGTGAAAACTCAAAGGTTCCTGTTGTCAATGCAGGCGACGGTGCCAATCAGCATCCTACTCAAACTCTTCTCGATCTTTATTCCATTCTTAAAACCCAGAAAACCCTCGAAAATCTAAACATTTTTATGGTTGGCGACCTGAAATATGGCCGCACGGTGCACTCTCTTTTAATGGCTCTTTCTGAATTTAATGCTACCTTCTGTTTTATCTCGCCAGACGAACTGAAAATGCCAAAGGAATATAAAGATTATCTTATGAAAAGAGGCTTAAAATTTTCAGAACAGAAAGACATTGATAAACACGTTCAGAAGGCAGACATTATTTACATGACCCGTGTACAAAAAGAGCGATTCAGCGATCCGATTGAATATGAGCGTACGAAAAATGCTTATGTTCTCAAACGCGAAATGCTGGATGGATGCAAGAATAGCATGAAGGTACTGCACCCACTGCCACGTGTTAATGAAATTGATACCGATGTCGATGACAGTCCGTATGCCTATTATTTCGAACAAACTGAAAATGGTGTTTATGTGCGCCAGGCTATTATTTCGCTCATTTTAGGACTTCAATAA
- a CDS encoding aspartate carbamoyltransferase regulatory subunit, protein MINKKLEVSAIKDGTVIDHIPADHLFMVINILKLNEIDNTITFGTNFESKKLGRKAIIKLSDVFFKEKDINRIALFAPQAKLNIIKDYKVVEKKTVELPDEIFGIIRCVNPKCITNHEKIKTHFKVIDKQARMLLCHFCEKVTDPEKVDAL, encoded by the coding sequence ATGATAAACAAGAAACTGGAAGTAAGCGCCATTAAAGATGGTACGGTGATTGACCATATTCCGGCAGACCACCTGTTTATGGTAATTAATATACTTAAGCTCAATGAAATTGATAATACCATTACTTTTGGTACCAATTTCGAAAGTAAAAAACTGGGCCGCAAAGCTATTATTAAACTCTCGGATGTATTTTTTAAGGAAAAAGACATCAACAGAATTGCCCTTTTTGCTCCGCAGGCCAAGCTCAACATTATTAAAGACTATAAAGTTGTTGAGAAGAAGACAGTTGAACTACCCGATGAAATTTTTGGTATTATTCGCTGTGTGAATCCTAAATGCATCACAAACCACGAGAAAATTAAGACTCATTTTAAAGTGATAGACAAACAGGCACGTATGCTTCTTTGTCATTTCTGCGAAAAGGTAACCGATCCCGAAAAAGTTGATGCATTATAA
- a CDS encoding DUF4293 domain-containing protein yields MIQRIQSIFILVSAVLQVVFLKASLAQYFISNKVVDFYAMGFYVQPEKAEKIFSTFTLAILSWVILFLTAVSLFLYKKRMLQIRFCIYSLLLNIGEIGLILFFMNSFNGNFQPESHSYKLALVIPVANAILLYLAFRGIRKDELLVKAYHRLR; encoded by the coding sequence ATGATACAGCGAATACAATCTATTTTTATTCTGGTCTCTGCTGTTTTGCAGGTAGTGTTTCTGAAAGCTTCGCTTGCACAGTATTTTATTTCAAACAAAGTTGTCGACTTTTATGCAATGGGATTTTATGTTCAACCCGAAAAAGCAGAAAAGATTTTTTCCACTTTCACTCTGGCCATACTTAGTTGGGTTATTCTGTTTTTAACAGCTGTATCTTTGTTTTTATACAAAAAACGAATGCTGCAAATACGGTTTTGCATTTACAGTTTGCTTTTAAATATTGGTGAAATAGGCTTAATCCTTTTCTTTATGAATAGTTTTAACGGGAATTTCCAACCAGAATCACATTCCTACAAGCTCGCACTTGTTATTCCGGTTGCCAATGCCATCCTATTATATCTTGCCTTTAGGGGAATCAGAAAAGATGAACTGCTCGTAAAGGCCTATCACCGCCTGCGATAG
- a CDS encoding aldose 1-epimerase, which translates to MMDATRFEIAETCFGRLKAIEITNKHTREQLVILPDMGGMLLGYRLLVNHQLISILENYRTETELLETIGNSFKGCLLFPFPNRIDGGKYQFKGKQYQLNVNFSNENNAIHGLLFDKKFVKISQTIDEHHCSLVLSHSDKNLPGYPFAFQIDIAYTLNEQSELSICTRITNTGNQNLPAGIGWHPYFTLGCQIDHLRISFPAAEKYITNQRMLPTGEHDAYNDFSNLKQIGNNRFDTCFKVAANSGQAETILYNSNLKGGIKVWQNTGHNQYNYLQLYTPDHRQSIAIEPMTCLPNAFNINSEFLDLPPGSIHEVEWGIKKHCQ; encoded by the coding sequence ATGATGGATGCAACCAGGTTTGAAATCGCCGAAACATGTTTTGGCAGATTAAAAGCAATAGAAATAACAAATAAGCATACCCGAGAGCAATTGGTTATATTGCCCGATATGGGAGGCATGTTGCTGGGATATAGACTTCTGGTTAACCATCAATTAATTTCTATTTTAGAAAATTATCGGACTGAAACTGAATTATTGGAAACCATAGGCAACAGTTTTAAAGGTTGTCTTCTATTTCCTTTTCCTAATCGCATCGATGGAGGAAAATATCAGTTTAAAGGAAAGCAGTATCAGCTAAATGTGAACTTTTCGAATGAAAACAACGCCATCCACGGCCTGTTATTCGATAAAAAATTTGTAAAAATTTCACAAACCATCGATGAGCATCACTGCAGCCTTGTGTTAAGCCATTCCGATAAGAATCTTCCTGGCTATCCATTTGCCTTTCAAATTGATATTGCATATACGCTTAATGAGCAAAGTGAGCTGAGTATCTGCACGCGCATTACCAATACCGGAAACCAGAATTTACCAGCAGGTATTGGTTGGCATCCTTATTTTACACTAGGTTGCCAGATCGATCATCTGAGAATAAGCTTTCCGGCTGCAGAAAAATACATCACCAATCAGCGTATGCTCCCAACAGGTGAGCATGATGCCTACAACGATTTTTCTAACCTGAAGCAAATTGGGAACAATCGGTTTGACACGTGTTTTAAAGTGGCCGCTAATTCCGGCCAGGCTGAGACAATTCTGTACAATTCAAACCTGAAAGGCGGGATAAAAGTATGGCAAAATACCGGACACAACCAATACAATTACCTGCAGCTATATACACCCGATCACAGGCAATCCATTGCCATTGAACCTATGACCTGTCTGCCGAATGCTTTCAACATAAACTCAGAATTTCTCGATTTACCTCCTGGTTCAATTCACGAAGTGGAATGGGGAATTAAAAAACATTGCCAATAA
- a CDS encoding transglutaminase family protein — MRKPIQSLISLLDDKDLEVNKAVTAELMKHGLKIIPQLEKVWESTLDGDLQQRIESLIHFIQVSHTHQQIKEWLDTGATNLLEGAVTLAQIQYPNISLESISSEVERIASDVNFDSGTSLTAYEKINLLNYVIFDLNHFTRNSANFYSPSNSFINYVLETRKGNPVSLGILYLSIARKLKLPVYGVNLPKAFVLAYINEYRHVEARDKSNDILFYINPYNNGAILTRFDVERFIVAEKLEPKAEYFLPCNNEIIMERLIVNLIIAYEKIGYNEKVKPLQQLLKTINKQIVR; from the coding sequence ATGAGAAAGCCAATTCAGTCTTTGATATCGCTACTTGACGATAAGGATTTGGAAGTAAACAAGGCTGTAACGGCCGAATTGATGAAGCACGGACTGAAGATTATACCCCAGCTCGAAAAGGTGTGGGAATCTACCTTAGATGGGGACCTTCAGCAGCGGATTGAAAGCCTGATCCATTTTATTCAGGTTTCGCATACACATCAGCAGATAAAAGAATGGTTAGACACAGGTGCCACTAATTTGCTCGAAGGGGCTGTCACACTCGCACAAATACAATATCCGAATATTTCACTGGAGTCCATCAGTTCCGAAGTGGAACGTATAGCCTCTGATGTAAATTTTGATTCGGGCACAAGCCTTACGGCCTATGAAAAGATAAACCTACTGAACTATGTTATTTTCGATTTGAACCACTTTACACGCAATTCTGCCAATTTTTATTCACCTTCCAATTCTTTTATCAATTATGTTCTGGAAACCCGCAAGGGTAATCCGGTTTCGCTGGGTATTTTGTATTTGTCTATAGCCCGTAAACTTAAATTGCCGGTTTACGGAGTAAACTTACCCAAAGCCTTTGTATTAGCCTATATCAACGAATACCGGCATGTGGAAGCCCGCGATAAATCGAACGACATTTTATTCTACATAAACCCCTATAACAATGGAGCAATTTTAACCCGCTTCGATGTAGAACGTTTTATTGTAGCTGAAAAATTGGAACCTAAGGCAGAATATTTTCTTCCATGCAATAACGAGATTATTATGGAAAGGCTAATTGTAAACCTTATAATAGCCTATGAAAAAATTGGTTACAACGAAAAAGTAAAGCCTCTGCAGCAATTGCTTAAAACCATTAACAAGCAGATTGTGCGATAA
- the rny gene encoding ribonuclease Y, which yields MDATNTIASQTFLLQGIVIGSIAFLVGGGLAFVLYNFALKKKRESIINDANAEAEVIKKDKMLQAKERFLQLKSEHEKHINERNSKLAQAESKFNQRESQLSHKYEELQRLKNEQDAIRENLNVQLELVEKKSQELSKLHKQQVEQLETISGLSGEEAKNQLIESLKDEAKTEAISYINEIMDEAKMTANREAKKVVIETIQRVATETAIENAVTVFNIESDEIKGRIIGREGRNIRALEAATGVEIIVDDTPEAIILSAFDPVRREIARLALHQLVTDGRIHPARIEEVVAKTKKQIEEEIIEVGKRTAIDLGVHGLHPELIRLVGKMKYRSSYGQNLLQHSREVANLCAIMASELGLNPKTAKRAGLLHDIGKVSDEEPELPHAIYGMKMAERCKEKPDIVNAIGAHHDEIEMTSLISPIVQVCDAISGARPGARREVVEAYIKRLKDLENLALAYPGVTKTYAIQAGRELRVIVGSDKVSDKEADALSYEIAKRIQDEMTYPGQVKITVIRETRAVSYAK from the coding sequence ATGGACGCAACAAACACAATAGCAAGCCAGACATTCCTTTTGCAAGGAATTGTAATAGGCAGCATTGCCTTTCTGGTTGGCGGAGGGTTGGCATTCGTGCTCTACAATTTTGCCCTGAAAAAGAAGAGAGAAAGCATAATTAACGATGCCAATGCAGAAGCCGAAGTAATAAAAAAGGATAAAATGTTACAGGCTAAAGAAAGATTTCTTCAGCTTAAATCGGAACACGAAAAGCACATCAACGAACGTAACAGCAAGCTGGCCCAGGCTGAATCGAAATTTAACCAGCGCGAATCCCAACTCTCTCACAAATACGAAGAGCTTCAACGCCTTAAAAACGAACAGGATGCCATTCGCGAAAATCTAAATGTTCAACTTGAACTAGTCGAGAAAAAAAGTCAGGAACTGAGCAAATTACACAAACAACAAGTTGAGCAGTTGGAGACTATTTCTGGTTTATCAGGCGAAGAAGCAAAAAACCAATTGATAGAATCGCTCAAAGACGAAGCCAAGACAGAAGCGATTTCGTACATCAACGAAATTATGGACGAAGCTAAGATGACTGCCAATCGTGAAGCAAAAAAAGTAGTAATAGAAACCATACAGCGTGTAGCTACTGAAACTGCCATCGAGAACGCTGTAACCGTATTTAACATCGAAAGTGACGAAATAAAAGGCCGTATCATTGGACGCGAAGGTAGAAACATTCGTGCCCTCGAGGCCGCCACTGGTGTAGAAATTATCGTGGACGATACTCCCGAAGCCATTATACTATCTGCATTCGACCCTGTTCGCAGGGAAATTGCCCGCCTTGCGCTTCACCAACTGGTAACCGATGGCCGGATTCACCCGGCACGTATTGAAGAGGTGGTAGCCAAAACGAAAAAACAAATTGAAGAAGAAATTATCGAGGTTGGTAAACGCACTGCCATTGACCTTGGTGTGCATGGATTACATCCTGAACTCATTCGACTTGTAGGTAAAATGAAATACCGTTCCTCTTACGGACAGAACCTGCTGCAGCACTCCCGCGAAGTAGCAAATCTTTGTGCCATCATGGCATCGGAGTTGGGTTTAAACCCGAAAACTGCCAAACGAGCTGGACTATTACACGATATTGGAAAAGTATCTGACGAGGAACCAGAATTGCCACACGCCATTTACGGAATGAAAATGGCCGAACGTTGCAAAGAAAAGCCAGATATTGTGAATGCCATAGGAGCTCACCACGATGAGATTGAAATGACCAGTCTTATTTCTCCAATTGTTCAGGTTTGCGATGCCATTTCAGGAGCCAGACCCGGTGCCCGCAGGGAAGTAGTAGAGGCTTATATCAAGCGATTGAAGGATCTTGAAAATCTGGCTTTGGCATATCCCGGCGTTACAAAAACCTATGCCATCCAAGCTGGTCGCGAACTCAGGGTTATTGTTGGAAGTGACAAAGTAAGCGACAAAGAGGCCGATGCCTTGTCGTACGAAATTGCAAAACGTATCCAGGACGAGATGACTTACCCGGGACAAGTAAAAATTACCGTCATTCGCGAAACACGCGCGGTAAGCTATGCAAAATAG
- a CDS encoding cell division protein ZapA: MEEKLSIKVNIADKFYPLKIDKNEEERIRKAARLINERLLQYKQKYVEKDVLDFLAMTALQNTTRMVELEEKHDVNTVIENIKDITEELDEYIKGE, translated from the coding sequence ATGGAGGAAAAGCTTTCCATAAAAGTAAACATAGCCGACAAGTTTTATCCTTTAAAGATTGATAAAAACGAAGAGGAAAGAATAAGGAAAGCCGCAAGACTAATAAACGAAAGACTTCTGCAGTATAAGCAGAAATACGTTGAAAAAGATGTTCTTGATTTTCTTGCCATGACAGCCTTGCAAAATACCACCAGAATGGTGGAGTTGGAAGAAAAACACGATGTAAACACAGTAATTGAAAACATTAAGGATATTACTGAAGAATTGGACGAATACATAAAAGGAGAGTAA
- a CDS encoding M23 family metallopeptidase, whose translation MGISFQIQFVFLLFSIITASPVFSQTFQLVPPLDLPLYLSGNFGELRSTHFHAGIDIKTNGTIGKPVYAVQSGYVSRVKVQSGGYGHAVYITHANGYTSVYAHMEEFYPELEAYLQNEQYRRKSYEIDLNLPADLFVVNQGQKIGLSGNTGRSGGPHLHFELRDSRQVPLNGLKFNLPVKDSIPPVFMRLAVYSQLDTLTFIPADKRMYSVAGSNGTYYTSGTIKVGSASAFGVEVYDYLNGSNNKCGIYELEFLLDDTLIYSFTIDKISFDESRFIKSHLDYAEKMLNDRYVHRLFSETNNQLSIYNKVRDGGVVRLNKDRTYKAKVRVTDVYQNKSELNFKLALADDIPNTPSDTGNVYISCKQEKTYQNEYFSLYFPSNALFSDKWVSFISIPYPTQSFSDIIVVGDELVALNKQPELSLSVTRPLNGMLPEKLLLAQIDEKGELESLGGRYQSGRVIASISKFGKYLVVCDTLSPEIIPLSFINGGRYKAGDMLSFIISDNLSGIKTYNAYVDGNWVLFRFDAKTGTFSCKLDKKRIANLNEPHKLEIYVLDERNNLAKYSASFYF comes from the coding sequence ATGGGCATTTCTTTTCAAATTCAATTTGTATTTCTGTTATTCTCTATAATAACTGCTTCACCTGTTTTTTCCCAAACATTTCAATTGGTGCCCCCTCTCGATTTGCCATTGTATTTGTCTGGTAATTTTGGAGAATTGAGGAGTACCCATTTTCATGCAGGAATCGACATTAAAACAAATGGTACTATTGGTAAGCCTGTTTATGCCGTGCAATCGGGCTATGTATCGCGTGTTAAGGTGCAGTCTGGAGGCTATGGTCATGCGGTTTATATTACGCATGCCAACGGGTATACCTCGGTTTATGCCCATATGGAAGAGTTTTATCCGGAATTGGAAGCTTACCTGCAAAACGAACAGTACCGGCGAAAATCTTACGAGATCGACCTGAACTTGCCCGCAGACCTATTTGTTGTGAATCAGGGGCAGAAAATAGGCTTATCAGGAAATACTGGTCGTTCGGGAGGACCCCATTTGCATTTTGAGTTGCGCGATTCGAGACAGGTGCCTTTGAATGGACTAAAATTCAATCTTCCTGTGAAAGATTCAATTCCTCCGGTATTTATGCGTTTGGCTGTTTACAGCCAGTTAGATACCCTTACTTTTATCCCTGCCGACAAGCGCATGTATTCGGTTGCCGGATCAAACGGGACTTACTACACTTCCGGCACTATAAAAGTCGGAAGTGCCTCAGCGTTTGGAGTAGAAGTATATGATTATCTGAATGGTTCAAACAATAAATGTGGTATTTACGAACTTGAGTTTTTGCTGGATGATACCTTAATCTATTCTTTTACAATCGACAAGATCAGCTTTGATGAGTCGCGTTTTATCAAATCTCACCTCGATTACGCTGAGAAAATGTTGAACGACCGATACGTTCACCGATTATTCTCCGAAACCAATAACCAACTTTCGATTTACAATAAAGTTCGGGATGGCGGAGTTGTAAGACTTAATAAAGACAGAACCTACAAGGCAAAGGTGCGTGTTACCGATGTGTACCAAAACAAATCGGAACTCAATTTTAAATTGGCACTGGCTGACGATATCCCTAATACACCTTCCGATACAGGCAATGTTTATATCAGTTGTAAGCAGGAAAAGACTTATCAAAATGAATATTTCTCGCTGTATTTTCCTTCAAATGCACTTTTTTCAGATAAATGGGTATCCTTTATCAGCATTCCATACCCCACTCAGTCTTTCTCCGATATTATTGTGGTAGGCGATGAGCTCGTTGCCTTAAATAAACAACCAGAATTATCGCTTTCTGTAACACGGCCGCTCAATGGTATGTTGCCAGAGAAACTTTTGTTGGCACAAATTGACGAGAAAGGAGAGCTGGAATCCCTTGGAGGAAGGTATCAGTCAGGTAGGGTAATAGCTTCCATAAGCAAGTTCGGCAAATACCTTGTGGTCTGCGATACCTTGTCGCCAGAGATTATTCCACTTTCATTCATCAACGGGGGCCGTTACAAGGCTGGCGATATGCTGTCGTTTATTATATCCGACAACCTATCGGGAATTAAAACCTACAATGCCTATGTCGATGGGAATTGGGTCTTATTCCGTTTCGATGCAAAAACAGGTACCTTTAGTTGCAAGCTGGACAAGAAAAGGATTGCTAACTTGAATGAACCTCATAAGCTCGAAATTTATGTGCTCGACGAGCGTAATAACCTGGCCAAGTATTCAGCCTCTTTTTATTTCTAA
- a CDS encoding anhydro-N-acetylmuramic acid kinase: protein MIAKKHDHRVLGMMSGTSLDGLDLVVCHFERKRKGWKYETIVSKTISYPVGIQAELKSVFNQDANTLAALHASLGRFMGQEAKRFLSDTKSQVDFISSHGHTIFHAPDKGYTLQIGNGAEIAVATDKIVVCDFRSTDVARGGQGAPLVPVGDKLLFSEFDACLNLGGFANVSYDRSDGVRIAFDICPVNIVLNKLANSLGHPYDSNGDLAQTGQLLPDLLEKLNNLDYYKATFPKSLGLEWVHTNILPLLIGTHTAKDLLRTFTMHAAQQIAQTLNEGPGKTVLVTGGGAYNGFLLDQVKLLCHKELVIPTNTLIEMKEAVIFAFLGLLRLEGKVNTLASVTGAWNNSVSGAVYLP from the coding sequence ATGATTGCGAAAAAACATGATCACCGCGTTCTTGGCATGATGTCTGGTACCAGTCTTGACGGTCTGGACCTTGTAGTGTGTCATTTCGAAAGAAAAAGAAAAGGCTGGAAATACGAAACAATAGTTTCTAAAACAATTTCCTATCCGGTTGGAATACAAGCAGAACTTAAAAGTGTGTTTAATCAGGATGCAAACACCCTTGCCGCCTTGCACGCATCTCTTGGCAGGTTCATGGGACAGGAGGCTAAACGTTTTCTGTCTGATACCAAATCGCAGGTTGATTTTATTTCTTCTCACGGCCATACTATCTTTCATGCACCCGATAAGGGGTATACCCTGCAAATTGGCAACGGTGCTGAGATTGCGGTCGCTACCGATAAAATCGTGGTTTGCGATTTCCGTTCGACTGATGTAGCAAGAGGCGGTCAAGGTGCTCCTTTGGTGCCTGTTGGCGATAAGCTTCTTTTTAGTGAATTCGATGCCTGCCTCAACCTTGGTGGCTTTGCCAATGTTTCATACGACCGCTCCGATGGGGTAAGGATTGCTTTTGACATCTGCCCTGTGAATATTGTGCTGAACAAGCTGGCTAATTCCCTCGGCCATCCTTACGATTCGAATGGAGACCTTGCCCAAACGGGGCAATTATTGCCTGATCTGTTGGAGAAGCTAAATAATCTGGACTATTACAAAGCAACATTTCCGAAATCACTCGGGCTCGAATGGGTTCATACCAACATCTTACCTTTGTTAATAGGAACTCATACTGCAAAAGACCTGCTGCGAACATTTACTATGCATGCTGCGCAGCAGATTGCTCAAACTTTAAATGAAGGTCCCGGAAAAACTGTGCTTGTAACCGGAGGGGGAGCATACAACGGTTTTTTGCTTGATCAGGTCAAACTCCTTTGCCATAAAGAACTGGTAATTCCGACGAATACCCTGATTGAAATGAAAGAAGCGGTAATTTTTGCTTTCCTAGGTCTTTTGCGCCTCGAAGGGAAGGTAAATACTTTGGCCAGTGTAACCGGTGCCTGGAACAATTCAGTATCAGGTGCTGTTTATTTACCATAA